In a genomic window of Acidimicrobiia bacterium:
- a CDS encoding sugar transferase, with amino-acid sequence DEILQLVNVIRGEMSLVGPRPALPHEVAAFDQDHLARLDMRPGITGLWQVEARDNPSFHVYRRLDLFYVENWSLRMDALILLGTIRSLLGRAVRLLRSARSADLPRDRLISGSSGVASPNSTL; translated from the coding sequence TCGACGAGATCCTGCAACTGGTCAACGTCATCAGGGGGGAGATGAGCCTGGTCGGCCCTCGTCCGGCCCTCCCCCACGAGGTCGCCGCATTCGACCAGGACCATCTCGCACGACTGGACATGCGGCCCGGGATCACCGGGCTCTGGCAGGTCGAGGCGAGAGACAACCCTTCGTTCCACGTTTATCGTCGACTCGACCTCTTCTACGTCGAGAACTGGTCCCTGAGGATGGACGCGCTCATCCTGCTGGGCACGATCCGAAGTCTCCTCGGCCGCGCCGTCCGCCTTCTTCGGAGCGCCCGCTCCGCGGACCTGCCACGCGATCGTCTGATCTCGGGCTCGTCGGGCGTCGCCAGCCCAAACTCCACTCTGTGA